The DNA segment GAAGAGACGATCGAGCCGGTTGTTTTGATAGCAGGTGGCATTGGCGTAACGCCATTCCGTAGCATCTTGCTTGAACGTCATGCTGCGGGCAAACCCCTTAATGCCACACTCCTTTATTTCAACCGCACTAATGAGATTCCGTTTCGTGAAGAGATTGAAGCGTTTGCACGGAAGCATCCTGAGTTTACCTATGTGCCTATCGTGGGTGAGCAAATAACCGCTGATACGATTCTTGAGCGATCGCCACAGGTAAACGATAAAACCTTCTATCTCTCCGGTCCCGAGCCTATGGTGGAGAGCATAGGTAACGAGCTTAAGGGACTGGGCTTAAACCTCAAACAGGACTGGTTCCCAGGCTACAACGAAGAGAACTATTAACGGAAATAATGAAGATAGCAATCAAAAGAATTTACGAGGAGCCGGCGCGGGCAGACGGCACGAAGATCCTCGTTGGTCGTCTGTGGCCGAGAGGAGTTTCCAACGTGAATGTCGGCTGGCTTCTCTCCAAAACAATGATCCATACAGTCGAAACCATACATCGGGCGATAGGGCAATTTCACGTTTCTTTTTTACCGCGTAGTTATGAAATCCGCTAAAATCGGGCTTGAAAATCCGTGACCACATAGACGAGAAAAATGGACATTGCAACTTTTACAAACTCTAAATTCCATACAAACGTTTAATTAACCATCTCCTACCTTGATTCGAACAACCTTCTCACGCATTATTCGTTCTATAGTTGGAAATTCTTTTTGGGCAGCAGGAGGTACTGGTCGCCAGTTTTTCGTATCCGATCTCCCTTCATAATAATCGAACGGCAGTGCTCCCGGCCCTGTCGGTTTGCCTACAATAATACGTCCTACCATGCCCGCTCCTTCATGCGGCATGCAGTAGTAATCGTAAACGCCTTGTATCATAAACTTTAATTCAAAGTCTTCTCCGGGAGACAAATAACCCGAATCCCACGGGGTTGCATTAGGAGGAATCCGTAATGAATGGTTGCTGTTTCGAGGGTGATAGGCTGTTGTAGTA comes from the Deltaproteobacteria bacterium genome and includes:
- a CDS encoding FAD-dependent oxidoreductase codes for the protein MEENKKISKLQLISSKAEAGNVRTFIFEAGSINWVAGQYQGYILTQAGKTEAENQRWFTIASAPSESMIHISTRVSDSAFKQALDALVPGDMIQAHSLEGDFTWEEETIEPVVLIAGGIGVTPFRSILLERHAAGKPLNATLLYFNRTNEIPFREEIEAFARKHPEFTYVPIVGEQITADTILERSPQVNDKTFYLSGPEPMVESIGNELKGLGLNLKQDWFPGYNEENY
- a CDS encoding plastocyanin/azurin family copper-binding protein; protein product: MTRADQASHPSPVVEIYMKSDQLGSKVWFDPVGVYIEPGQTIRWIVSENVHTTTAYHPRNSNHSLRIPPNATPWDSGYLSPGEDFELKFMIQGVYDYYCMPHEGAGMVGRIIVGKPTGPGALPFDYYEGRSDTKNWRPVPPAAQKEFPTIERIMREKVVRIKVGDG